In Helicobacter bilis, a genomic segment contains:
- a CDS encoding Kae1-like domain-containing protein, whose amino-acid sequence MQQNIYTIHNKKDSIATLLHIIESNMQNMQEKNITQYSIHAEVFGMIQGVGFRPFVATLAHVLHLHGFVYNQSGSTLIALHISTQKECKRESILLFYTALLLACKYTINLSTQDLSIIQKAHSILEHTHTPKQAYITSLHITIHTDTAHTQGFHILESNVTQHAIQAHIPLDTKVCESCLKDMRDENSRFYNYPFVACVNCGARYSILHQLPYDRKNTSMSDMALCIDCDKDYKNLANRRFHTEPLSCNNCAIKVEFYRYNHHEKHYDLDAIKTLAKALMQNNIVLFKGLGGFAYIANARSKEALQKVRSIKNRLHKPFVVMANIPTLRTISLLTPQLESLLTSKEAPIVIVPKHPQYNLSDEVSSLQTIGVVIPYTAMLTLLFSYLSPDFAMIYTSANNKGEMIATTLHNLALDRIVDIAESLYILDYNREILNCVDDSILLGVDTTEIVEDHAFECGNDLLERNLQNLETIIACHVEQNEISSIGASIESIKDISPFSKTQHEKNLDSTTSCHIEHSEISNTESKRDISCLRTQYDKALDSTSTNHANKTTDSSDYSMALDGLWLNCDGRSYLSDMTTHHNSANHSNCIDGGEFLQKLDPINLAHNTQINSHSLSIRAMRISRGFAPLHITSDAIHSSNFSPNANHANIPCQSKSHTNNPKITNLNPKIFHLNTLSAAFGAMQKSSIAFGFHNHIIVSPYMGDLFTPYNVANFRKTYDYFSTNYGTPQALIADIHNQYISTQIAKEIAKDSKIPLFQVAHHHAHFNALLLESSMKEGVGVIFDGSGMGDDGTLWGGEFLCGDSKQVERILHFKPFKILGGEKHIKDCKRLAYSYAICNDIAPLKAFIESSYDENECKALQALHDTGFNSPLCSSVGRLFDVAGFILGLERLSYEAQSGELIASNTLKLAYDILTHKNQTIDYNTLMQTFSNMPYNPYPFHITQNMIDMSECIEMMFKDQQMGKNSDMIAARFIDTLAYCILESLKHIGTDYAFFGGGVFANYALCIRVKKLLHTHNIKAFFPKLPCSDYSISIGQLMYLQHFV is encoded by the coding sequence ATGCAGCAAAACATTTACACAATACATAACAAAAAAGATTCCATCGCAACGCTTTTGCATATTATAGAATCTAATATGCAAAATATGCAGGAAAAAAATATAACACAATACAGCATTCATGCTGAAGTATTTGGCATGATACAAGGCGTTGGGTTTCGCCCATTTGTAGCAACTCTAGCTCATGTTCTGCATTTACATGGCTTTGTGTATAATCAAAGTGGTAGCACACTTATAGCCCTGCATATATCCACACAAAAAGAATGCAAAAGAGAATCTATCCTGCTTTTCTACACCGCATTGCTACTTGCTTGCAAATACACTATAAATCTCAGCACACAAGATCTATCCATTATACAAAAAGCGCATAGTATTTTAGAGCATACACATACACCAAAACAAGCTTATATCACTTCATTGCATATCACAATACATACAGATACAGCCCACACACAAGGCTTTCACATTTTAGAATCAAATGTAACACAACATGCAATACAAGCCCACATCCCCCTTGATACAAAAGTGTGTGAATCTTGCCTAAAAGATATGCGTGATGAAAACTCCAGATTCTATAACTATCCATTTGTTGCATGTGTGAATTGCGGTGCGAGATATAGCATTTTGCACCAGCTTCCTTATGATAGAAAAAACACAAGCATGAGTGATATGGCACTTTGCATAGATTGTGATAAAGACTATAAGAATCTAGCTAATAGACGCTTTCACACAGAACCATTAAGCTGCAATAACTGCGCTATTAAAGTGGAATTTTATCGCTATAATCACCATGAAAAACACTATGATTTAGACGCTATAAAAACCCTTGCTAAAGCGCTTATGCAAAATAATATTGTATTATTTAAAGGGCTTGGTGGCTTTGCCTATATCGCAAATGCAAGAAGTAAAGAAGCATTGCAAAAGGTAAGAAGTATTAAAAACAGATTGCATAAGCCCTTTGTCGTTATGGCAAATATACCTACTTTACGCACAATATCCCTGCTTACCCCACAGCTTGAATCTTTACTCACATCAAAAGAAGCCCCGATAGTGATTGTCCCAAAACACCCACAATATAATCTTAGCGATGAGGTGAGTAGTTTGCAGACTATTGGCGTTGTGATTCCATATACTGCTATGCTTACGCTGCTCTTTTCCTATCTATCACCTGATTTTGCAATGATTTATACTTCAGCGAATAATAAGGGTGAGATGATTGCTACCACACTGCATAATCTAGCCCTTGATAGAATCGTGGATATTGCAGAATCATTATATATACTTGACTATAATCGTGAGATTCTAAACTGCGTTGATGATAGCATTTTGCTAGGTGTTGATACGACAGAGATTGTGGAAGATCATGCGTTTGAGTGTGGCAATGATCTTTTAGAGCGAAATTTACAGAATCTAGAAACTATAATAGCGTGTCATGTTGAGCAAAACGAAATATCTAGCATAGGAGCTAGTATAGAATCCATAAAAGATATTTCGCCTTTTTCAAAGACTCAACATGAAAAGAATCTAGATTCTACAACAAGTTGTCATATTGAGCATAGCGAAATATCTAACACGGAATCTAAAAGAGATATTTCGTGCTTACGCACTCAATATGACAAGGCTTTAGATTCTACATCAACAAACCACGCAAATAAAACCACAGATTCTAGCGATTACTCTATGGCTTTGGACGGGCTTTGGCTGAATTGTGATGGTAGGAGTTATCTAAGCGATATGACTACCCATCACAATTCAGCCAATCATTCAAATTGTATAGACGGGGGCGAATTTTTACAGAAGCTAGATCCCATAAATCTAGCGCATAACACACAAATCAACTCGCATTCTCTAAGCATAAGGGCTATGCGTATATCTCGTGGATTTGCACCATTGCATATTACAAGCGATGCGATTCATTCAAGCAACTTTAGTCCAAATGCAAACCATGCAAATATCCCTTGTCAAAGTAAATCTCACACAAACAATCCTAAAATAACAAATCTCAACCCAAAGATTTTCCATCTAAACACACTATCCGCTGCATTTGGTGCAATGCAAAAAAGCTCGATTGCCTTTGGCTTTCACAATCATATTATAGTAAGTCCTTATATGGGCGATTTATTTACCCCCTATAATGTAGCAAATTTTAGAAAAACTTATGATTACTTCAGCACAAATTATGGCACACCACAAGCCTTAATCGCAGATATTCACAATCAATACATAAGCACACAAATCGCAAAAGAGATAGCAAAAGATTCTAAAATCCCGCTCTTTCAAGTCGCACATCATCACGCACATTTTAATGCCCTTTTGCTTGAATCTAGCATGAAAGAGGGGGTTGGCGTTATCTTTGATGGGAGTGGAATGGGTGATGATGGCACACTTTGGGGCGGTGAGTTTTTATGTGGAGATTCTAAACAGGTAGAGAGAATCTTGCATTTTAAACCTTTTAAAATACTTGGTGGTGAAAAACATATCAAAGACTGCAAAAGACTTGCTTATAGCTATGCTATCTGTAATGATATAGCCCCCCTTAAAGCTTTTATAGAATCTAGCTATGATGAGAATGAATGCAAGGCGTTACAAGCACTGCATGACACAGGTTTTAATAGTCCTTTGTGTAGCTCTGTTGGGAGGTTGTTTGATGTAGCAGGATTTATCTTGGGCTTAGAAAGGCTATCTTATGAGGCACAAAGTGGCGAACTCATCGCATCAAATACACTCAAACTCGCCTATGATATACTCACGCATAAAAACCAGACAATCGACTATAATACCCTTATGCAAACTTTCTCTAACATGCCCTATAATCCATATCCCTTTCATATCACACAAAATATGATCGATATGAGTGAGTGTATAGAAATGATGTTTAAAGATCAGCAAATGGGTAAAAATAGCGACATGATAGCTGCTAGATTCATAGATACACTTGCGTATTGCATTTTAGAATCTTTAAAGCATATTGGCACAGATTATGCCTTTTTTGGTGGCGGTGTATTTGCAAATTACGCCCTTTGCATACGGGTAAAAAAGCTTTTGCATACGCATAATATAAAAGCCTTTTTCCCAAAACTTCCATGTAGCGATTATAGCATTAGCATAGGACAGCTTATGTATTTGCAACATTTTGTGTAG
- a CDS encoding polyprenyl synthetase family protein gives MELDRIAKLATEMIADINSDEALTLYKHLESGKMLRSKLVLSVVDSDEAYRLCAVIELIQSASLLHDDVIDSSDLRRGKPSLNAQFGNKNAIMLGDILYSRAFFELSHFPKSIAQSLSKSVVELSVGELEDVNLEQSFNEYEEKYLSMIGHKSASLIAASAECAALLNSEVELLNSKNMESSGENARGLEFATNCHIERSEISSMESKKDFSPMAQNDKKLGSSGNMDKDPAEVSLSDFSKETSFCGSQGGGEGSYLKVSERADTTKSVKSIKTRQSCSFFSKETTQNLDSNKDIHKLYYDYGFNLGMAFQIIDDILDITQDSTKLGKPALSDFKSGKTTLPYIYLYHELPKEKQVWLKSLFKQDLNAKDAQELKDLLLDSPLQKAREKALEYGNKALHIASMLNNQKLYAIIQAMIERDF, from the coding sequence ATGGAGCTTGATAGGATTGCAAAGCTTGCCACAGAGATGATTGCAGATATTAATAGCGATGAAGCGCTTACTTTGTATAAGCATTTAGAAAGCGGGAAAATGCTTCGATCTAAGCTTGTGCTAAGCGTTGTTGATAGCGATGAGGCATATCGGCTTTGTGCGGTTATTGAGCTTATACAAAGTGCGTCATTATTGCATGATGATGTGATAGATTCGAGTGATTTAAGGCGTGGGAAGCCTAGCCTTAACGCACAATTTGGCAATAAAAATGCGATTATGCTAGGAGACATTCTCTATTCTCGTGCGTTTTTTGAACTCTCACATTTTCCAAAAAGCATAGCACAATCACTATCAAAAAGCGTTGTGGAATTAAGCGTTGGTGAGCTAGAAGATGTGAATCTAGAACAAAGCTTTAATGAATATGAAGAAAAATATCTTAGCATGATAGGACATAAAAGTGCGAGTTTGATTGCTGCGAGTGCGGAATGTGCGGCATTGCTAAATAGTGAAGTGGAATTGCTAAATTCTAAAAATATGGAATCTAGTGGAGAAAATGCGAGGGGATTGGAATTTGCTACAAATTGTCATATTGAGCGTAGCGAAATATCTAGTATGGAATCTAAAAAAGATTTTTCGCCTATGGCTCAAAATGACAAGAAACTAGGTTCTAGTGGGAATATGGATAAAGACCCTGCAGAAGTATCTTTGAGTGATTTTTCTAAAGAAACTTCGTTTTGTGGCTCTCAAGGGGGAGGTGAAGGGAGTTACCTAAAGGTAAGTGAGCGAGCCGACACCACAAAATCTGTAAAAAGCATCAAAACAAGGCAAAGCTGCAGTTTCTTTAGTAAAGAGACAACGCAAAATCTAGATTCTAACAAAGATATACATAAACTCTACTATGACTACGGCTTTAATCTAGGCATGGCATTTCAAATCATAGATGATATTTTAGACATTACACAAGATAGCACAAAGCTTGGCAAACCAGCCCTAAGCGACTTTAAATCAGGTAAGACAACACTTCCTTATATCTACCTTTATCATGAACTCCCAAAAGAAAAACAAGTGTGGCTAAAATCACTCTTTAAACAAGACCTAAACGCAAAAGACGCACAAGAACTAAAAGATTTGCTACTAGATTCCCCATTGCAGAAAGCACGAGAAAAAGCATTGGAGTATGGCAATAAGGCATTACATATCGCTTCTATGCTGAATAATCAAAAACTCTATGCCATTATACAAGCTATGATTGAGCGAGATTTTTAA
- the hemA gene encoding glutamyl-tRNA reductase, whose protein sequence is MYAVISFSHKNVGVALREKLHFDDTDTITLLKQLNNIDGILESMLLATCNRCEIYVYLQGIATKDSKDLIATQNEIKTTESNHYHLRHDEALHATSCQDKAILESNGNRDSNHHALTICHEIIAKLANFKDIDKDILQDSAYIALQSHAVHHVFSVASSLMSVVIGETQISGQMKAAYKLSYDNNLCAKALTRLLHFAFRCAAQVRTLTDISKNPVSVASIAVNLGLEYLDNTLKNTKILVVGVGEMGLLCLKNLAKHNVNLTLCNRTKIKAQELLQTHNLEHVSLLDFTLLQTHINEYDVIFFAVAGGVIVTHEMLEKVEKKRIFFDLSMPRNLSFDTATLQALGYDNIEVIDVDSLKSKAATHINARKESAKMAMGIVGQFVLDFTHWLSGLGVNPVIKAMREQAKLASYKEINRAIKKGFIPEALRENVEKLLHSTFNEFLHAPTMKIKAMADDEKADSMLEAIANVFGAQDRILLNRYKCEYDTTKQ, encoded by the coding sequence ATGTATGCGGTTATAAGCTTTTCGCATAAAAATGTGGGTGTGGCTTTGCGAGAGAAGTTGCACTTTGATGATACTGATACCATTACGCTACTTAAACAACTAAATAATATCGATGGTATCCTAGAATCTATGCTGCTTGCGACTTGCAATAGATGTGAAATTTATGTGTATTTGCAAGGTATAGCAACAAAAGATTCTAAAGATCTCATTGCAACACAAAATGAGATTAAGACTACAGAATCCAATCATTACCATTTACGACATGATGAAGCACTTCATGCAACTTCTTGTCAAGATAAAGCTATTTTAGAAAGTAATGGCAATCGGGATTCTAACCATCATGCTCTAACAATCTGCCATGAAATCATCGCAAAACTTGCAAATTTTAAAGACATTGATAAGGATATTTTGCAAGATAGTGCATATATTGCATTGCAAAGCCATGCGGTGCATCATGTATTCAGTGTAGCAAGCTCTCTTATGTCAGTAGTCATCGGTGAAACACAGATTAGCGGACAGATGAAAGCCGCATATAAACTAAGCTATGACAATAATCTATGTGCTAAAGCATTGACAAGGCTACTGCACTTTGCGTTTCGATGTGCTGCACAAGTGAGAACGCTTACAGATATTTCTAAAAATCCCGTATCAGTTGCTTCAATCGCTGTGAATCTTGGACTTGAATATTTAGATAATACGCTTAAAAATACAAAGATTCTGGTCGTAGGTGTTGGTGAAATGGGGCTTTTATGTCTTAAGAATCTAGCAAAACATAATGTAAATCTCACGCTTTGTAATCGCACAAAAATAAAGGCACAAGAATTGCTACAAACACACAATTTAGAGCATGTTTCTTTGCTTGATTTTACTCTATTGCAAACACATATAAATGAGTATGATGTTATCTTTTTTGCGGTGGCAGGTGGTGTGATTGTAACGCATGAAATGCTAGAAAAAGTGGAGAAAAAACGCATATTTTTTGATCTCTCAATGCCTAGAAATCTCTCATTTGACACTGCTACATTGCAGGCTTTAGGCTATGATAATATAGAAGTGATTGATGTGGATAGCTTAAAAAGCAAAGCAGCTACACACATTAACGCAAGAAAAGAGAGCGCAAAAATGGCGATGGGTATAGTCGGGCAGTTTGTGCTTGATTTTACACATTGGCTATCTGGGCTTGGTGTAAATCCTGTGATTAAGGCAATGAGGGAACAAGCAAAGCTTGCAAGCTATAAAGAGATTAATCGCGCGATTAAAAAAGGCTTTATCCCAGAAGCTTTGAGAGAGAATGTTGAGAAATTATTACATAGCACATTTAATGAGTTTTTACACGCTCCAACGATGAAAATCAAAGCAATGGCAGATGATGAGAAGGCAGATTCCATGCTAGAGGCAATAGCAAATGTATTTGGCGCACAAGATAGAATCTTATTAAACCGCTATAAATGTGAATATGATACAACAAAGCAATAG
- the gyrA gene encoding DNA topoisomerase (ATP-hydrolyzing) subunit A codes for MDNLLDNTIIKPVRIDDSIKESYLDYSMSVIVGRALPNARDGLKPVHRRILYAMKHNLGLTSNAKYKKCAKIVGEVMGNYHPHGDIAIYDALVRMAQDFSMRLELVDGQGNFGSIDGDKAAAMRYTEAKMTKVGESMLFDIEKDTVDFVPNYDGSEKEPAILPTRFPNLLVNGSNGIAVGMATSIPPHRLDEVVDALIYRINNPQSEIEDILPLIEGPDFPTGGIIHGRQGIIEAYKTGRGRIKIRAKVHVEKTKTKDVIVVDEIPYQVNKARLFEQIDTLAKDKVVEGIAEVRDESDKDGMRLVIELKREAMSEIVLNHLYKSSAMETTFGIILLAIEGREPKIFTLLELLDIFISHRKTIVIRRIIFELEKARARVHILEGYRIALENIDEIVALIRASENPEKAQSELMSRFSLTEIQSKAILEMRLQRLTGLERDKIENEYRELVALIAELESILRSEDKINGVIKEELLEVQKQFSSPRRTLIEENYDAIDIEDLIPNEAVVVTMSHRGYVKRVLLKTYEKQHRGGKGKISGNTHDDDFIQSFFVANTHDTIMFITNRGQLYWLKVYRIPEAGRTAIGKAVVNLIGLQDGEKIMTTITTSDFNEDKSLVFFTKNGIVKRTNLSEYKNIRNNGVRAINLDEDDELISASIIDSSVKELFIATKEGQCIRFAADSIRDIGRVARGVIGIKFKVANDSVIAATTIKGDEDKLLSISELGIGKQTLAGSYSTINRGGKGVIAMKLTNKTGKLVSVLSVNDSNMDLMVLTTSGKMIRVPLESIREAGRNTSGVKIVSLGNKDKVAFASICNKEESEEDSESSTGPTLNFPE; via the coding sequence ATGGATAATTTACTAGACAATACGATAATTAAACCTGTTCGCATTGATGATTCTATAAAAGAGAGTTATCTTGACTATTCTATGAGTGTTATTGTCGGTAGAGCTTTGCCTAATGCAAGAGATGGATTAAAGCCTGTGCATAGACGAATACTTTATGCGATGAAGCATAATCTAGGACTTACAAGTAATGCGAAATATAAAAAGTGCGCTAAGATTGTGGGGGAAGTAATGGGTAACTATCACCCGCATGGTGATATCGCAATTTATGATGCACTTGTGAGAATGGCACAAGATTTTTCTATGCGTTTAGAGTTAGTCGATGGACAAGGTAACTTTGGGTCTATTGATGGCGATAAAGCCGCTGCTATGCGTTATACTGAAGCAAAGATGACAAAAGTCGGCGAAAGCATGCTATTTGATATAGAAAAAGACACGGTAGATTTTGTCCCAAACTATGATGGCTCTGAAAAAGAACCAGCGATACTGCCGACTAGATTCCCAAATTTGCTTGTAAATGGCTCTAATGGTATCGCTGTAGGTATGGCGACTTCTATCCCACCACATAGACTTGATGAAGTAGTCGATGCCCTAATTTATAGAATCAATAATCCACAAAGCGAGATTGAAGATATACTGCCCTTAATCGAGGGACCAGACTTTCCAACAGGCGGCATTATACATGGTAGGCAGGGCATTATTGAAGCCTACAAGACAGGACGCGGTAGGATTAAGATTCGAGCAAAAGTGCATGTAGAAAAAACTAAAACAAAAGATGTTATCGTAGTCGATGAGATTCCATATCAAGTGAATAAAGCAAGGCTTTTTGAGCAAATTGACACATTAGCAAAGGATAAAGTGGTAGAAGGTATAGCTGAAGTGAGAGATGAGTCCGATAAAGATGGTATGAGACTAGTTATCGAGCTAAAACGGGAAGCTATGAGTGAAATCGTGCTAAATCATCTCTATAAATCCAGTGCTATGGAGACTACTTTTGGGATTATACTACTTGCTATTGAGGGCAGAGAACCAAAGATATTTACACTTTTAGAATTGCTTGATATTTTTATCTCTCATAGAAAAACGATAGTTATCCGCCGCATTATATTTGAGCTAGAGAAAGCAAGGGCTAGAGTGCATATTTTAGAGGGATATAGAATCGCCCTTGAAAATATCGATGAGATTGTAGCCCTTATCCGTGCAAGTGAGAATCCAGAAAAAGCACAAAGTGAGCTTATGAGTCGCTTTAGCCTTACAGAGATTCAGAGTAAAGCAATACTAGAAATGCGATTGCAACGCTTAACAGGACTAGAGCGAGATAAGATAGAGAATGAATACAGGGAGCTTGTAGCCCTTATCGCTGAATTAGAATCTATTCTAAGAAGTGAAGATAAGATTAATGGCGTGATTAAAGAAGAGTTGCTAGAAGTGCAGAAGCAATTCTCAAGCCCTAGAAGAACGCTTATTGAAGAAAATTATGATGCTATTGATATAGAGGACTTAATCCCAAATGAAGCAGTCGTTGTAACCATGAGTCATAGGGGCTATGTGAAACGAGTGTTGCTAAAAACTTATGAAAAACAGCATCGTGGTGGTAAAGGCAAAATCAGCGGCAATACGCATGATGATGACTTTATACAATCTTTCTTTGTAGCAAATACGCATGATACCATTATGTTTATCACAAATCGCGGACAGCTTTACTGGCTAAAAGTGTATAGAATCCCAGAAGCAGGCAGAACTGCAATCGGCAAAGCAGTGGTAAATCTCATAGGCTTACAAGATGGCGAAAAGATTATGACGACCATTACTACAAGTGATTTTAATGAAGACAAATCGCTTGTATTCTTCACAAAAAATGGCATTGTAAAACGCACAAATCTAAGCGAATACAAAAATATCCGCAATAATGGTGTAAGGGCAATCAATCTTGATGAAGATGATGAACTCATCAGTGCTAGCATTATAGATTCTAGTGTGAAAGAGCTTTTCATTGCTACAAAAGAGGGGCAGTGTATCCGCTTTGCCGCAGATTCTATACGCGATATTGGCAGGGTTGCTAGGGGCGTTATTGGCATTAAATTTAAAGTAGCAAATGATAGCGTTATCGCAGCGACAACGATTAAAGGCGATGAAGATAAGCTATTAAGCATTAGTGAATTAGGCATTGGTAAGCAGACATTAGCAGGAAGTTATAGCACGATTAATCGTGGTGGAAAAGGTGTGATTGCTATGAAGCTTACAAATAAAACAGGCAAACTTGTGAGTGTTTTAAGTGTGAATGATTCGAATATGGATTTAATGGTGCTAACCACTTCAGGTAAAATGATACGCGTGCCTTTAGAATCTATAAGGGAAGCAGGACGCAATACAAGCGGTGTAAAAATCGTTAGCCTTGGAAATAAGGATAAAGTAGCATTTGCAAGTATTTGCAACAAAGAAGAGAGTGAAGAAGACAGCGAATCTAGCACGGGACCAACACTTAATTTTCCAGAATGA
- the hslU gene encoding HslU--HslV peptidase ATPase subunit codes for MNELIITQTPREIVSYLDGYIIGQKDAKKAVAIALRNRYRRLQLPKEMQDEVTPKNILMIGSTGVGKTEIARRMAKLMGLPFVKVEASKYTEVGFVGRDVESMVRDLVNASVNLLQNKQKEDSADKIDDYILNRITQKLLPPLPAGVTEQKKQEYDISFEKMKERVKSGAMDDTKIMIEIAKQEEKIDENLPAEIIKVQESLIKALNMKGDKIKKEITIKEAKELLRPEAQNAVLDSDMIKTDALKLAEQSGIIFIDEIDKIAVASKDSSKQDPSKEGVQRDLLPIVEGSVVQTRYGQIKTDHILFIAAGAFHFSKPSDLIPELQGRFPLRVELQVLDEEALYQILTQTKNSIIRQYEALLSVEGITLKFEDSALRALSRLSFHANEKTEDIGARRLHTTIERVLEDISFCAEDYKGQEVVITESLVEEKLKDLVENVDLARYIL; via the coding sequence ATGAACGAATTAATTATTACACAAACGCCACGAGAGATTGTATCCTATCTTGATGGCTACATTATCGGGCAAAAGGACGCAAAAAAGGCAGTCGCCATAGCCCTTAGGAATAGATATAGAAGACTACAATTACCAAAAGAAATGCAAGATGAGGTAACGCCGAAAAATATCCTTATGATTGGCTCTACTGGTGTGGGTAAAACAGAGATTGCAAGGCGTATGGCAAAGCTTATGGGGCTGCCATTTGTGAAAGTTGAGGCAAGTAAATATACTGAAGTGGGCTTTGTTGGTCGTGATGTAGAATCTATGGTAAGAGACTTAGTCAATGCAAGTGTAAATCTATTGCAAAATAAGCAAAAAGAAGATTCTGCTGATAAAATAGATGACTATATCCTTAATAGAATCACACAAAAGCTATTGCCACCCCTGCCAGCAGGTGTTACCGAGCAGAAAAAGCAAGAATATGATATAAGCTTTGAAAAAATGAAAGAGAGAGTAAAAAGTGGGGCAATGGATGATACAAAAATAATGATTGAGATTGCCAAGCAAGAAGAAAAGATTGATGAAAACCTGCCTGCAGAAATTATAAAAGTGCAAGAATCTTTAATCAAAGCCTTAAACATGAAAGGCGATAAAATCAAAAAAGAAATCACAATTAAGGAAGCAAAAGAGCTTTTACGCCCAGAGGCACAAAATGCTGTGCTAGATTCTGATATGATTAAAACCGATGCATTGAAACTTGCGGAGCAAAGCGGTATAATTTTTATTGATGAGATTGATAAAATCGCAGTTGCCTCAAAAGATTCTAGCAAACAAGACCCAAGTAAAGAGGGCGTGCAAAGGGATTTATTACCCATTGTTGAAGGCAGTGTGGTGCAAACTCGCTATGGACAGATTAAAACAGATCATATTCTATTTATCGCTGCAGGGGCATTTCATTTTAGTAAGCCAAGCGATCTTATCCCAGAATTGCAAGGGAGATTCCCATTGCGTGTGGAATTGCAAGTGCTTGATGAAGAAGCACTCTATCAGATTCTAACACAGACGAAAAACTCAATTATAAGGCAATATGAGGCATTGCTATCAGTCGAGGGCATTACCTTGAAATTTGAAGATTCTGCATTAAGGGCATTAAGCAGATTATCCTTTCATGCAAATGAAAAGACTGAAGATATCGGGGCTAGAAGACTGCATACCACAATTGAGAGAGTGCTAGAAGATATTAGCTTTTGTGCGGAAGATTATAAAGGGCAGGAAGTGGTTATTACAGAATCTCTTGTAGAAGAAAAGCTTAAAGATTTAGTAGAAAATGTGGATTTAGCTAGATATATTTTGTAG
- the hslV gene encoding ATP-dependent protease subunit HslV, with product MFHATTILGYVGQKDGKPYGVIGGDGQVSFGNCVMKGNATKIRSLYNGKILSGFAGSTADAFSLFDMFERILEGKKGDLLKSVMEFSKEWRKDKYLRRLEAMMIVLNATHIYVLSGTGDVVEPEDGKIAAIGSGGNYALSAARALDKFSNIAPKDLVLESLKIAGEICIYTNTNIKLLEITE from the coding sequence CTATGGTGTGATTGGCGGAGATGGGCAGGTGAGCTTTGGTAACTGCGTGATGAAAGGCAATGCGACAAAAATCCGCTCTCTTTATAATGGCAAGATTCTAAGTGGTTTTGCTGGAAGCACAGCTGATGCCTTTAGCCTTTTTGATATGTTTGAGAGAATCTTGGAGGGTAAAAAGGGCGATTTATTAAAATCTGTAATGGAGTTTAGCAAAGAATGGCGTAAAGATAAATATCTAAGAAGACTTGAAGCCATGATGATAGTTTTAAATGCTACACATATTTATGTGCTAAGTGGCACAGGTGATGTCGTAGAGCCAGAAGATGGCAAGATAGCAGCTATTGGCAGTGGTGGAAACTATGCTTTAAGTGCGGCTAGGGCTTTAGATAAATTTAGCAATATAGCGCCAAAAGATTTAGTCTTAGAATCCTTAAAAATTGCTGGAGAGATCTGCATTTATACAAATACAAATATTAAATTATTGGAGATTACAGAATGA